The segment ATACGCTTTCTGGAAGTAGGGTTGCCATTCGATTTCGGGTTTGCCGTCGCGGAGGCAATTGCGGATTTTCTGGAGAGTGTTCAGGGCCATGTGCGGACATCGGTTGCAGGCACAGGTTTCTCCGGTCGACGTGATGATGCCAGGGACGGGCACATAGGTGTGTTGCGGGGCGAGTTTTTCCAGCGGATGGATCATCATCGCTTCGGTCGCCACGAGGAACGTCGTCGGTTTTTCAATCGATTTGACGTATTGCCGCATCTTCTCGGTCCCACCGATGAAGTCACTCACTTCGAGAATGTTCTGCGGGCATTCGGGGTGGGCAATCACCTGGCTTTCCGGATTGTTTCGTTTCGCGCGATTTAAGTCTTGCAGACTGAAGACTTCATGAACCATACACGCCCCCGGCCAGAGGATCATTTTGCGACCAGTCACTTCGGACAGGTAACGGCCCAGGTGTTGGTCCGGGACGAAGAGGATTTCTTTATCTTCCGGAATTTTCTCGATGATCTCACGGGCATTGCCACTGGTGACAATCCAGTCGCAC is part of the Polystyrenella longa genome and harbors:
- the nadA gene encoding quinolinate synthase NadA — its product is MPLPIIEPTGTEYEDPLDLMDEIDELKKEKDATILAHFYVDGDIQDIADFAGDSLKLARDATQVETSTIVFCGVHFMAESAKILNRKKRVLLPDLNAGCSLAESCQYEPLKNYQEKLRAEGHDFLTVAYINTTAAVKSLCDWIVTSGNAREIIEKIPEDKEILFVPDQHLGRYLSEVTGRKMILWPGACMVHEVFSLQDLNRAKRNNPESQVIAHPECPQNILEVSDFIGGTEKMRQYVKSIEKPTTFLVATEAMMIHPLEKLAPQHTYVPVPGIITSTGETCACNRCPHMALNTLQKIRNCLRDGKPEIEWQPYFQKAYDVLERSLLQ